From bacterium, a single genomic window includes:
- a CDS encoding UvrD-helicase domain-containing protein has protein sequence MSERLKLTDQDARQRIVNDTGHCILVEAAAGTGKTTSLVMRMTALLRQGLVRIEHLAAMTFTVKAAGHLRQKFEVSLQSALSEPDLPPNERQRIVDALHDIDRPFIGTIHAFCAQLLRERPLEAGVDPDFHIIDDQEAAALQQRIFFLAMRKDRSGSTAAKEMLRSLQLPLSALQETYALLCEHPDTEFPAERRAEPDLRPARDRLIELYEILAPAIPPDVRPKEDALQGILRSLRLVELSSLTSAGDIARVLAPFMKDSLLTQKRWDEIGLDGKHTVAPLLEDFLQNYAVSAYSAWKQYCYPLLIEHARPLAALFREELQSRGALTHDDLLLRTRDMLREHPSVREDLQQRYTHLLVDEFQDTDPAQAEIMLYLTGEDVSENAWRKLCPRAGSLFVVGDPRQSIYRFRQADISIYNVVANIIERGGEQRLRLDNSFRSLPAITDWVNTRFSEIFPEEATPYQAAAAPLTPVRANLGGFTGVYAFPLQCSDRRKPEQCLLEETEALASWTADALRSGMKIQVRTGDGEEELRALRPEDILLLTPENAGITAFADAMERAGIPVTIAGGFALRDRVTLRPIMQILHALADPLDEISVVAFLRGPYCGVDDAALTAYRDQGGRFTFFSSVVKDADARILDGLAFIKGKVRLLRSLPPAAVVGSVLEELGLLAWTSTDAGGNMRAGTLQRLMEFVQHYSARGFSLAEIVGNLDAATRQSPVDGMPLFPDTHALRIMNVHKAKGLEAPIVILAQHRSRQRKDRERLCVDRSTAPPTGSMRIHAKQGEYNGPQVAVSELWDRQYEEEQRFLEAERMRLQYVAATRAENALIIAHNANMQNVHKETWSTLLQTDLPAAPSFGPVGQQDRIGPPADPAVPFDASAREKIETRLHDAAAEGYELLSPSRLTLHAATPVSASSEHGHGARFGTAAHRLFELALQQQALHDEKEIDGDSAEKRLQDICARIASDEGLDAAMEVQLRDLSTRVSAHPLWQRMQNARRWYTELPFGTAWEEDADAMPAVMSGVMDAVFEDETGWTIVDYKTDLVETMEDPRVAAYRSQISAYATAWERMTGTRPATILWFVMNGLLVE, from the coding sequence ATGTCTGAGAGGCTGAAACTTACAGATCAGGATGCCCGGCAGCGCATTGTGAACGACACCGGCCACTGCATTCTCGTCGAAGCCGCGGCGGGTACAGGCAAGACGACGAGCCTTGTCATGCGCATGACCGCGCTGCTGCGACAGGGACTTGTCCGCATCGAACACCTTGCGGCGATGACCTTCACCGTGAAAGCTGCGGGGCATCTCCGGCAGAAGTTTGAGGTGTCGCTGCAATCCGCTCTCAGCGAGCCGGATCTGCCTCCCAACGAACGTCAGCGCATTGTCGATGCATTGCATGATATTGATCGTCCCTTCATCGGCACCATCCACGCATTCTGCGCACAGCTGCTGCGTGAGCGTCCCCTTGAGGCGGGCGTGGATCCGGACTTCCACATTATCGATGATCAGGAGGCAGCCGCGCTGCAGCAGCGCATCTTTTTCCTGGCGATGCGAAAGGATCGGTCCGGGAGCACTGCAGCAAAAGAAATGCTCCGCAGTCTGCAGCTCCCGCTCTCCGCACTGCAGGAAACGTATGCACTGCTGTGTGAACATCCTGATACGGAGTTCCCGGCAGAGCGGCGCGCCGAACCGGATCTTCGACCCGCTCGCGACAGGCTCATCGAGCTGTATGAAATCCTCGCTCCCGCAATTCCTCCCGATGTGCGTCCGAAGGAAGATGCGCTGCAGGGTATACTCCGCAGCTTGCGCCTCGTTGAGCTGTCCTCTCTGACCTCCGCGGGGGACATCGCCCGTGTACTCGCACCATTTATGAAAGATTCCCTGCTGACGCAGAAACGCTGGGATGAAATCGGACTCGATGGAAAGCACACCGTCGCACCATTGCTGGAAGATTTCCTGCAGAATTATGCAGTTTCTGCATATTCCGCCTGGAAGCAGTATTGCTATCCCCTTCTAATCGAGCATGCGCGTCCCCTCGCGGCCCTGTTTCGCGAGGAGCTCCAATCACGGGGCGCGCTGACGCATGATGATTTGCTGCTGCGCACGCGTGACATGCTGCGCGAGCATCCCTCCGTGCGTGAGGATCTGCAGCAGCGCTACACCCATCTGCTCGTCGACGAATTTCAGGATACGGATCCGGCACAGGCAGAAATCATGCTCTACCTGACCGGCGAGGATGTCAGCGAGAACGCATGGAGAAAGCTGTGTCCACGCGCGGGTTCATTGTTTGTGGTCGGCGATCCCCGTCAGTCGATATACCGCTTCCGCCAGGCGGACATCAGCATATACAACGTCGTCGCGAACATCATTGAACGCGGCGGCGAGCAGCGGCTACGTCTCGACAACAGCTTCCGCAGTCTGCCGGCCATCACAGACTGGGTGAACACGCGGTTCAGCGAAATCTTTCCGGAGGAAGCCACACCCTATCAGGCGGCGGCGGCTCCCCTCACGCCCGTGCGTGCCAATCTGGGAGGATTTACCGGGGTTTACGCATTTCCTTTGCAGTGCAGTGACAGGCGGAAACCGGAGCAATGCCTCCTCGAGGAAACGGAGGCGCTGGCGTCGTGGACCGCGGACGCGCTGCGATCGGGCATGAAAATCCAGGTGCGAACAGGTGATGGAGAGGAAGAACTTCGGGCGCTGCGCCCCGAGGATATCCTTCTGCTGACACCTGAAAATGCCGGAATCACGGCATTCGCGGACGCGATGGAGCGCGCAGGGATTCCCGTGACGATTGCAGGAGGCTTTGCGCTCCGTGATCGCGTGACCCTGCGACCGATTATGCAGATTCTGCATGCGCTCGCGGACCCGCTGGACGAAATCTCAGTCGTCGCCTTTCTTCGCGGACCCTATTGCGGCGTGGATGATGCCGCACTGACGGCGTATCGTGACCAAGGGGGACGCTTCACCTTTTTCTCTTCCGTGGTCAAGGATGCCGATGCACGTATTCTCGACGGACTCGCCTTCATCAAGGGCAAGGTCCGTCTGCTTCGTTCCCTTCCACCGGCCGCGGTAGTAGGCAGTGTGCTTGAAGAACTGGGACTGCTCGCGTGGACATCTACTGATGCAGGAGGCAACATGCGCGCCGGCACGCTGCAGCGACTCATGGAGTTCGTCCAGCACTATTCAGCACGTGGGTTTTCCCTCGCGGAAATCGTCGGGAATCTCGATGCGGCAACGCGACAGAGTCCGGTCGACGGAATGCCGCTGTTCCCCGATACCCATGCACTCCGCATCATGAACGTGCACAAGGCAAAGGGACTCGAGGCTCCCATAGTCATCCTCGCGCAGCATCGCAGCCGGCAGAGAAAGGACAGGGAGCGGCTCTGCGTCGATCGCAGCACTGCTCCCCCGACAGGCAGCATGCGCATTCACGCGAAGCAGGGTGAGTACAACGGCCCCCAGGTGGCTGTCTCTGAATTGTGGGATCGCCAGTACGAGGAAGAACAGCGATTTCTGGAAGCGGAGCGCATGCGGCTGCAGTACGTTGCAGCGACACGCGCCGAGAATGCCCTGATTATCGCGCACAACGCGAATATGCAGAATGTGCATAAAGAAACCTGGAGTACTCTCCTGCAAACTGACCTCCCGGCGGCGCCCTCCTTCGGTCCCGTCGGACAGCAGGATCGCATCGGCCCTCCAGCTGACCCTGCCGTGCCTTTCGATGCCTCAGCACGAGAAAAGATAGAAACGCGCCTTCATGACGCTGCTGCAGAAGGATATGAACTACTGAGTCCCAGCCGTCTTACTTTGCATGCCGCTACGCCTGTTTCTGCTTCCTCAGAGCACGGACATGGCGCGCGCTTCGGCACCGCAGCACACCGCTTGTTTGAATTGGCCCTACAGCAGCAGGCCCTGCACGATGAGAAAGAGATTGATGGCGATTCTGCCGAAAAGCGTCTGCAGGACATCTGTGCGCGCATTGCCAGCGATGAAGGACTTGATGCCGCGATGGAAGTGCAATTACGCGATCTCTCGACACGGGTATCCGCACATCCGCTGTGGCAGCGAATGCAAAATGCTCGTCGATGGTATACTGAACTGCCCTTCGGAACCGCGTGGGAAGAGGATGCCGATGCAATGCCGGCAGTGATGAGCGGCGTAATGGATGCCGTCTTCGAGGACGAGACAGGCTGGACGATCGTCGACTACAAAACAGACCTGGTGGAGACCATGGAGGACCCGCGCGTCGCCGCCTACCGCTCACAGATTTCCGCGTATGCGACGGCATGGGAACGCATGACCGGAACGCGTCCCGCGACCATACTCTGGTTCGTGATGAATGGACTGCTTGTGGAGTAA
- a CDS encoding VWA domain-containing protein: MRLSRVSGMRFLYAILFVSVVILGVSTSLHAQTAEVEIHRVIVNWPDVEMYYTARCAGVNQYNIQPSQITVTDSGRTVNILSMSCPGLPTPCPMSVALVGDASGSMAGAGNTAQKNGFNMFVDSLLGGDEAAVLYFNTNVATAQSMTGNRTSLHSAINGIPASGGTALWDGFYAGLQEVINNGTGSCRSVIVVTDGSDNNSFFAPQDLIIPANQHHVHLCAIGLGTAINTTELEMITKLTGGKLIVISDTAQFAGAMMEIQHFIRNYYEECSITLQTGCPDGSVHKLDLAITGVCGTTVRDTAAFRAPLDTSAWVDMQMHLTSPQTAGYTEVDMELVLDTWLNGDYFEPLEFSLNFNTTALELRDVFPSPGSLLGPVNVQIIPTSSGANIAVSGPTQITGTGPLLNFRFYTKILPNDTICEPVTITDANFDAGCYRLRETSGELCILKGLPVVSCDMTGQDKMVWDKGAQEYVPNPFAVSMTVENSGDAGATGMRFHLLYDTTDVALVSPAVDTLLANPSVLLPGTQSMAVWQLRAKTRFTSDSITLRMVAEFDNAPPVTCEHRVFVPASPLTLQCWIDLPVITADNANNRYSPMPFPVTLTVTNVGGAKTDSVFATIIVPPNLKLAGADAPDNNTKRVLPSILLPQQSGSIQWMVEHPLTNQARQYQVTVWVKTANGDSSRCTALITIPAIDIPLLSPRCYVPDSLHFDPALNMYTPNPFTVRLTCVNNGETTAKNVVGKLVLPPDVELVNPAEPLTKMFNPSTLPKLKIGDPIPELSWDVRFTKRAHTRICPEFRFVVTGENFSGVALDSVDVTCCVPVPPVLPSWACDLDLPDSLGVSVTGMDVVPNPFYIRYTITNSGQEAGVIKRVKLYMSAQDGLSLDPASIMPLDTNVNVTVGPNSTASFEWAVRVQNRDSRRNLKFGVTAWDDKDDPIMCEDYLPIAAVERSITCTGISVDQSELCAEGGSVMVTAVLRNEGAVNVNDVTALLEWTDVGGTQYLEFDPSFGDNDNPKQWGVLFPQQSRQFRWGLRMSRMNTGPTPLTVQLTLRYGAASIPTTGGDSLCTATVTILPLQSAPIIVLGNNPACDGDTVVLDAGNGYASYRWSTQDTSRQLVVTQSGSYHVRRVMGTEPYCMVLSDTVQMTFHPKPDVPVITRNGNTLSSTAAATYQWVRNGGAIPLATSQDYTATANGVYFVIVTNGFGCTALSDTLRVTLVSVDEPLAGKFTVDVYPNPSHDVFTLSCTAGSRQHLRLTVRDILGRVVLEQSIEHNGVYTLQRVDLSALPDGIFYLRLENATVQHTRVLLLQRE, translated from the coding sequence ATGCGCCTGTCACGAGTTTCCGGAATGCGTTTCCTGTATGCGATTCTGTTCGTTTCAGTTGTCATTCTCGGCGTGAGTACGTCGTTACATGCGCAGACCGCCGAAGTGGAGATTCACCGTGTCATCGTGAACTGGCCCGATGTGGAGATGTATTACACTGCGCGCTGTGCCGGCGTGAATCAGTACAACATCCAGCCATCGCAGATCACCGTGACCGACAGCGGACGCACGGTGAACATCCTTTCCATGAGCTGTCCCGGACTCCCCACGCCATGTCCCATGTCCGTCGCCCTCGTCGGCGATGCCAGCGGTTCCATGGCTGGTGCAGGGAATACCGCACAGAAAAATGGCTTCAATATGTTTGTCGACTCCCTCCTGGGTGGAGACGAAGCGGCCGTGCTGTATTTCAATACGAATGTCGCCACTGCGCAGTCCATGACCGGTAACAGGACTTCCCTGCACAGCGCGATCAATGGCATTCCCGCCAGCGGGGGAACAGCGCTATGGGATGGATTCTATGCCGGCCTGCAGGAAGTCATTAATAACGGGACGGGAAGCTGCCGGTCGGTCATTGTTGTCACGGACGGAAGCGACAATAATTCCTTCTTCGCCCCACAGGATCTGATCATTCCCGCAAACCAGCACCACGTGCATCTCTGCGCGATCGGACTCGGCACCGCGATCAACACGACAGAGCTCGAGATGATTACCAAGCTGACCGGCGGGAAACTGATCGTCATCAGTGACACCGCACAGTTCGCAGGTGCCATGATGGAAATACAGCATTTCATTCGGAATTACTATGAGGAATGCAGCATCACGTTGCAGACCGGGTGTCCCGACGGCAGCGTGCATAAACTTGATCTGGCCATCACCGGTGTATGCGGCACGACGGTAAGGGATACCGCGGCATTTCGTGCGCCGCTGGATACGTCCGCCTGGGTGGACATGCAGATGCATCTGACCTCGCCGCAGACTGCCGGTTATACGGAAGTGGACATGGAGCTTGTGCTCGATACCTGGTTGAATGGCGATTATTTCGAGCCTTTGGAGTTCTCCCTGAATTTCAATACGACGGCTCTTGAACTCAGGGATGTTTTCCCCTCGCCGGGTTCGCTGCTGGGACCAGTCAATGTGCAGATTATACCGACAAGCAGCGGCGCCAATATCGCTGTCAGTGGTCCGACACAGATAACGGGTACCGGTCCACTCCTGAATTTCCGCTTCTACACGAAAATCCTTCCCAATGACACGATATGTGAACCTGTCACCATCACCGATGCGAACTTCGATGCCGGGTGCTATCGTCTGCGGGAAACAAGTGGGGAGCTCTGCATACTGAAAGGACTGCCGGTCGTCTCCTGCGACATGACGGGGCAGGATAAGATGGTGTGGGACAAGGGGGCACAGGAATACGTGCCGAATCCCTTCGCCGTTTCGATGACGGTAGAGAATTCGGGCGATGCCGGGGCAACGGGCATGCGCTTCCATCTACTGTATGATACGACGGACGTTGCGTTGGTCTCTCCTGCTGTAGATACGCTGCTTGCGAATCCTTCGGTGTTGCTTCCGGGAACGCAGAGTATGGCGGTATGGCAACTGCGGGCGAAGACGCGCTTTACCAGCGACAGCATTACGCTGCGCATGGTGGCCGAATTCGACAATGCACCACCTGTGACATGCGAACACCGTGTGTTCGTACCGGCGTCTCCACTGACGCTGCAGTGCTGGATCGACTTGCCCGTGATTACCGCGGACAATGCCAATAACCGCTATTCGCCGATGCCTTTCCCGGTAACACTGACTGTAACGAATGTCGGGGGGGCGAAGACGGATTCGGTGTTTGCCACGATTATTGTTCCACCAAACCTGAAGCTGGCCGGAGCTGATGCGCCGGACAACAATACCAAGCGAGTTCTCCCGTCCATTCTTCTCCCACAGCAGAGCGGAAGTATACAGTGGATGGTTGAGCACCCGCTTACCAACCAGGCAAGGCAGTACCAGGTGACGGTGTGGGTGAAGACGGCGAATGGCGATTCTTCCCGGTGTACGGCTTTGATTACGATACCGGCTATAGATATACCGTTGCTCTCGCCAAGATGCTATGTGCCGGACTCCCTGCATTTCGATCCGGCGCTCAATATGTATACGCCGAATCCGTTCACGGTTCGGCTCACCTGTGTCAACAACGGGGAGACCACTGCAAAGAACGTTGTGGGTAAACTTGTCCTGCCACCGGATGTGGAACTTGTCAATCCGGCGGAACCGCTGACGAAAATGTTCAATCCGTCTACGCTCCCGAAACTGAAGATCGGTGATCCCATCCCGGAACTCTCCTGGGATGTCAGGTTCACGAAGCGCGCACACACCAGGATCTGCCCCGAGTTCAGGTTCGTCGTCACTGGAGAGAATTTCTCCGGAGTGGCTCTCGACTCTGTGGATGTGACCTGCTGCGTTCCTGTTCCACCGGTATTGCCCTCGTGGGCATGCGACCTGGATTTGCCGGATTCACTCGGAGTTAGTGTGACAGGCATGGATGTTGTGCCGAATCCTTTCTATATCCGCTACACGATCACAAATTCCGGACAGGAAGCTGGTGTCATCAAGCGCGTAAAACTGTACATGTCGGCGCAGGATGGACTCTCACTTGATCCGGCCTCAATCATGCCGCTGGATACAAATGTGAACGTCACGGTCGGACCAAATTCCACCGCTTCCTTCGAGTGGGCTGTGCGCGTGCAGAACCGGGACAGCCGCCGAAATCTGAAGTTTGGCGTGACCGCCTGGGATGACAAGGATGATCCCATCATGTGCGAGGACTACCTTCCCATCGCAGCGGTGGAGCGCAGCATCACCTGCACAGGAATAAGTGTCGATCAGTCTGAGCTTTGCGCTGAGGGAGGAAGCGTAATGGTTACGGCCGTGTTGCGAAATGAAGGGGCCGTGAATGTCAATGACGTGACGGCTCTCCTCGAGTGGACAGATGTCGGAGGGACGCAGTACCTGGAATTCGACCCGTCTTTTGGGGACAATGATAATCCGAAACAGTGGGGTGTCCTCTTCCCGCAGCAGAGCCGGCAATTTCGGTGGGGTCTGCGCATGAGCAGGATGAATACGGGACCGACCCCGCTGACCGTGCAGCTCACACTGCGTTATGGTGCCGCGTCCATCCCGACGACAGGAGGTGATTCGCTGTGTACGGCTACCGTCACAATCCTGCCCCTGCAGTCCGCCCCGATCATCGTTCTCGGAAACAATCCAGCCTGCGACGGTGATACTGTGGTACTCGATGCCGGGAACGGCTATGCGAGCTATAGGTGGAGTACGCAGGACACCTCGCGGCAGCTTGTCGTGACGCAGAGCGGTTCCTATCATGTGCGTCGTGTCATGGGCACGGAACCGTACTGCATGGTGCTGAGCGATACCGTTCAGATGACGTTCCATCCAAAGCCGGATGTCCCTGTCATCACACGCAACGGCAACACGCTGAGCTCCACCGCGGCTGCTACCTACCAGTGGGTGCGCAACGGGGGTGCCATTCCACTGGCAACCTCGCAGGATTACACGGCGACAGCAAATGGAGTGTACTTCGTGATTGTGACGAACGGCTTCGGCTGCACGGCATTGTCCGACACCCTGCGCGTGACACTTGTCAGTGTGGATGAACCGCTGGCCGGGAAGTTCACCGTTGATGTGTACCCGAATCCATCCCATGACGTCTTCACCCTCTCATGCACAGCAGGGAGCAGGCAGCACCTGCGACTGACGGTGCGGGATATTCTCGGCCGCGTCGTACTGGAACAGTCCATCGAACATAATGGTGTGTATACGCTGCAGCGGGTGGACCTTTCCGCGTTGCCGGATGGAATCTTTTATCTCCGACTGGAGAATGCAACAGTGCAGCACACCCGCGTGCTTCTGCTGCAGCGCGAATAA
- a CDS encoding outer membrane protein assembly factor has translation MPHRIGLSLLSGGSCTALLLLIAFLSQPVLAQQGDEDEGPPYYDKVVRLKDGTVIRNVEVTWEQEEGEYERYVIKSRNGEIVRKLPSEILVIETHSRTFLPPGYNPVGIVTPCDDRQREKLPYFLELRAFGYLTGEDESDSQIGINSFVFGPEVAGGFRFGAFGIGLGAAWFSSRDINRFPFFIHARYQLAMTCFAPFLFAQAGTVFDDQSGETLGFDNLLEAAPKLFSIGAGIDYPLSPSLDISFDLGYRYMQLPTAVLCDCSDIPERAEAIYYNESHGLLLRLGVTF, from the coding sequence ATGCCGCATCGCATCGGGTTAAGTCTCCTCAGTGGAGGCAGTTGCACTGCACTTCTCCTGCTCATCGCATTCCTGTCCCAACCAGTACTTGCTCAGCAGGGGGACGAGGATGAAGGTCCACCGTATTATGACAAAGTGGTTCGCCTCAAAGACGGGACCGTGATCCGGAACGTTGAGGTTACCTGGGAACAGGAAGAGGGAGAGTATGAGCGCTATGTGATCAAATCCCGCAATGGGGAAATCGTTCGCAAGCTCCCTTCCGAAATCCTGGTTATCGAAACACATTCGCGCACATTTCTTCCGCCGGGGTACAATCCTGTCGGTATCGTCACTCCCTGCGACGACCGTCAGCGGGAAAAGCTGCCATACTTCCTCGAGCTGCGGGCCTTCGGATATCTGACCGGAGAGGATGAGTCCGACAGCCAGATCGGTATCAACAGCTTTGTGTTCGGACCAGAAGTTGCCGGTGGGTTTCGCTTCGGGGCGTTTGGTATCGGACTCGGTGCTGCGTGGTTTTCGTCGCGCGACATCAACCGTTTTCCTTTCTTCATCCATGCGCGCTATCAGCTTGCGATGACATGCTTCGCACCCTTCCTTTTTGCCCAGGCCGGGACGGTGTTTGATGATCAGAGCGGGGAGACCCTGGGTTTCGACAATCTGCTGGAAGCTGCTCCCAAACTCTTTTCCATCGGAGCGGGCATTGACTATCCGCTTTCTCCATCGCTGGATATTTCCTTCGATCTCGGGTACCGTTACATGCAGCTGCCCACCGCGGTGCTCTGTGACTGTTCGGACATCCCCGAACGCGCGGAAGCGATCTACTATAATGAAAGCCACGGACTGTTGCTCCGTCTCGGCGTGACATTCTAA
- a CDS encoding outer membrane beta-barrel protein, whose amino-acid sequence MKVWIVASLMLLGTVAAAQPRGTGIQGTVVESGSGKPMLNANVVLLDLPDSAAVRGAVTGRDGHFMLPHIRPGKYLLRISYIGYHTILLPVIKEEEGIDYGEIPMRESSVPLNEIEVTGKAPMATLKGDTSEFLAQAYKLNPDATAEDLVRKMPGITVSSDKVESGGEEVKDVLVDSKPFFGNDPRTVLRNVPAEMIDRVQVYDKQSEQAQFSGISDGNESKAMNLVTKRTMRNARFGKVYGGYGENNYYRAGFALNLFNGEQRWSVLGMSNNVNEQNFSSEDLLGVMSGGGGFRGMRGPGRGGGRPPGGGPGMGGGTGDFLVDAQNGIASTHAFGLNYIDNWGKNVEVSGSYFINYSDNEAVSSLFREYVLPDAAGQLYNEDEQAKTQNMNHRLNMKIDWSIDSLNSILLRPRLTLQQNDGKSQTLAETMFNDAALNSSATYFTSDLAGLQFSNELLYRRRFATPGRSFSWGIENSYSRNNGDNTLYSDYTVYGNAAETDSINQVSSLLKDGWSVESRLQYTEPLSDDFRLMLQHDAAYSENTSDKKTWDRDLALANDVLNTTLSNEFANQYLRQNASAGLNYENDDLELSANIGYQWSTLNNDQQYPYVNSLERSFGNVLPFARGRWKISRSKNLHFFYRSMTSPPSVDQLQDVLDNSNPLLLSLGNPGLDQSATHFAGMRYSATDLMNSSYFFVFAMASTTDDYIGTHTVIARQDTAVFGVPLAAGTQISRPENLSGQYTLRSFMTYGRPLPLLKSNLNLNLRMTVNNTPGRINGVANNSLTRSTGLGAVLSSNISPDLDFTLSSTAQYNWVENSVQSLSNTDYLSVDTRLRFNWIMWGGFVFNTDLAHQFYDGLSDAYDDDYLLWNISLGKKFLPNDMGELRLTIYDVLGQNNSIARNITDVYIEDTRSNVIQRYVLLTFTWNLRQFVR is encoded by the coding sequence ATGAAAGTCTGGATTGTTGCGTCACTCATGCTTCTGGGTACAGTGGCGGCAGCGCAGCCGAGGGGAACGGGGATACAGGGAACGGTGGTGGAGTCAGGAAGCGGAAAGCCCATGTTGAATGCCAATGTCGTGTTGCTTGATCTCCCGGATTCCGCTGCAGTCCGTGGTGCGGTGACGGGACGGGACGGACACTTCATGCTTCCGCATATCCGGCCGGGCAAATACCTGCTCCGCATTTCCTATATCGGCTATCACACCATTCTGCTCCCCGTGATCAAGGAGGAGGAGGGAATCGACTACGGTGAAATCCCCATGCGTGAAAGCTCCGTGCCGCTCAATGAGATCGAAGTGACCGGGAAGGCGCCGATGGCGACACTCAAAGGGGATACATCCGAATTCCTGGCGCAGGCCTACAAGCTCAATCCCGATGCCACAGCGGAAGATCTCGTCCGGAAAATGCCGGGAATTACCGTGAGCAGTGACAAGGTCGAATCCGGTGGCGAGGAAGTGAAGGATGTGCTGGTGGACAGTAAGCCGTTTTTCGGCAACGATCCACGCACGGTGCTGCGCAATGTCCCTGCCGAAATGATTGACCGCGTGCAGGTGTATGACAAGCAGAGCGAGCAGGCGCAGTTCAGCGGCATCAGCGACGGAAATGAAAGCAAAGCAATGAACCTCGTTACCAAGCGCACGATGCGCAATGCCCGTTTCGGGAAAGTGTATGGCGGGTACGGAGAGAACAACTACTATCGCGCAGGCTTTGCGCTCAATCTGTTCAACGGTGAACAACGCTGGTCGGTGCTCGGGATGTCCAACAATGTGAACGAGCAGAACTTCTCTTCCGAGGATCTCCTCGGGGTCATGTCGGGCGGAGGCGGATTCCGCGGTATGCGCGGTCCCGGCAGAGGGGGCGGACGTCCCCCTGGCGGTGGACCGGGTATGGGCGGCGGAACGGGCGATTTTCTCGTCGATGCCCAAAATGGAATTGCCAGCACGCATGCGTTCGGACTCAATTACATCGACAACTGGGGAAAAAACGTCGAGGTGTCGGGCAGTTACTTCATCAATTACAGCGACAACGAAGCGGTCTCCTCCCTGTTCCGCGAGTATGTTCTTCCTGACGCCGCCGGACAGCTGTACAATGAGGACGAGCAGGCAAAGACACAAAACATGAATCATCGTCTCAACATGAAGATCGACTGGTCCATCGACAGCCTGAATTCCATTCTCCTGCGTCCCCGGCTCACTCTGCAGCAGAACGATGGGAAAAGCCAGACACTGGCTGAGACCATGTTCAACGATGCGGCACTCAACAGCAGTGCCACATACTTTACTTCGGATCTTGCGGGACTGCAGTTTTCCAACGAGCTATTGTACCGCCGGCGCTTCGCCACTCCCGGCAGAAGTTTTTCCTGGGGAATCGAAAACTCCTACTCCCGCAACAACGGTGACAACACCCTCTACTCTGACTACACGGTGTACGGAAACGCCGCTGAGACGGATTCAATTAACCAGGTTTCAAGTCTACTGAAGGACGGCTGGTCGGTGGAATCGCGCCTGCAGTATACCGAGCCGCTGTCGGACGATTTTCGTCTCATGCTGCAGCACGACGCTGCGTACAGTGAAAACACTTCGGACAAGAAGACATGGGACCGTGATCTGGCGCTTGCGAACGATGTGCTCAATACCACTCTGAGTAATGAATTTGCCAACCAGTATCTGAGACAGAATGCAAGCGCGGGACTTAACTATGAGAATGACGATCTCGAGCTGTCCGCAAACATCGGCTATCAATGGTCGACGTTAAACAACGACCAGCAGTATCCCTATGTAAACTCTCTTGAACGCAGCTTTGGCAATGTCCTTCCTTTCGCACGCGGCCGGTGGAAAATATCCCGCAGCAAGAACCTGCATTTCTTCTATCGCAGCATGACCTCCCCGCCGAGCGTGGATCAGTTGCAGGACGTCCTTGACAACAGCAATCCCCTGCTTCTTTCCCTGGGGAATCCAGGCCTTGATCAGAGTGCTACACATTTCGCAGGCATGCGCTATTCTGCCACCGATCTGATGAATTCATCATACTTCTTCGTCTTCGCCATGGCGTCAACGACAGATGATTACATCGGCACGCATACGGTGATCGCGCGACAGGACACTGCGGTCTTCGGCGTTCCTCTGGCCGCCGGCACGCAGATTTCTCGTCCGGAGAACCTGAGCGGACAGTACACGCTGCGCAGCTTCATGACCTACGGACGTCCCCTGCCCCTGCTCAAATCCAATCTCAACCTGAATCTGAGGATGACAGTCAACAATACGCCGGGACGCATCAACGGGGTCGCCAATAACTCCCTGACGCGGAGTACGGGCCTCGGAGCTGTCCTGAGCAGCAACATCAGCCCCGACCTCGACTTTACACTCAGCAGCACTGCCCAGTACAACTGGGTGGAGAATTCCGTGCAATCACTGTCGAATACGGATTACCTGTCCGTCGACACGCGGCTCCGCTTCAACTGGATCATGTGGGGCGGCTTCGTGTTCAACACCGACCTCGCTCATCAGTTCTATGATGGACTCTCGGATGCGTACGACGATGATTATCTGCTCTGGAATATCAGCCTGGGCAAGAAATTCCTTCCAAATGACATGGGAGAGCTTCGGCTGACGATTTATGATGTACTCGGACAGAACAACAGCATCGCGCGCAACATTACTGACGTCTACATCGAAGACACACGCAGCAATGTGATTCAGCGTTACGTACTCTTGACCTTCACCTGGAATCTTCGGCAATTCGTGCGTTGA